Below is a window of Methylosinus sp. PW1 DNA.
CCGCGTCTATGTCGGAGACGGCGAGCCGCAAATGTCGCTCGGGGATGATCTCGCTCGGCCGCGCCAGCGAGGAGCCGGCGGTGAGGATTGTGATGAGCGAGCGCGCGCCGCTGGCGCGCACCGTGTCGACGACCTTCGTGAGCGAACAGACATAGAGGTGCGCCATGTCTCACCCGTTCTGTGTCACTTCGATGCCTCACGCTCTCATACGTCGCTACGCGCTCTGCTCGACCTCGGCGAAGCGCGCCAGAAAGCGCCGCTGCGCCTCTTCCACCGAAAGCGGCTCCAACGCCTGCGCGCAAGCGTCGGGCGCGACCGCCGGACGGCCGAAGATGCGCTCGGCTTCCCCGCGTGTAAAGCCGGCGAGCCTCACCGCCTCGAAAAATGCCGAGGCGCGATCCGCCCGCTTGGAGAGACGCAACAGCGCGGCGTCCGGCTCCGGCGGCAGAGAAAAGCGCAGCAGGATCGCCGTCAGAATGCGTTTCTCCACGCTCTTGTATGTGTCGCCGATGGCGGCTTTGAAGGGGGAGATCATGTCGCCGATCACATATTCCGGCGCGTCATGGAGCAGCATGAACAGCCGCCCCTCGCGTCCGAGCCCGGGCGAGAGCGCGCAGGCGATCTCCTCGACCAGCAGGCTGTGCTGGGCGACCGAGAATATATGTGAGCCGTGCGTCTGGCCGTTCCAGCGGGCGACGCGCGCCAGCCCATGGGCGATATCCTCGATTTCCACATCCAGCGGCGAGGGATCGAGCAGATCGAGCCGCCGGCCGGACAGCATGCGCTGCCAGGCGCGAGGGGCGCCTGGCACAGTTCGGGTCTTGGGCGGCCTCATGCGGTCGCTGCGTCCATCACTCTTCGCTCATGTTGGCCACACCGGTCACACCCGAATGATAGGCATAGGTGTCCCAGCTCGGATAATAATCGTCACTGGCTTGATTGCCCCAGGACGACCAGCCCTTTCTCTTCCCACGCGCGAAAAGCTCGAGATAAGGGCCAGCCGAGCACGCTTCGATAAGATCGTATTGCTCGTCGGGCTTTCGAGAATGCTCCCGCTTTCTCGTCGCCAAAAAATTGACCTGCCGACGTCCAGCGGCAAGAGTCCGAGCGTTTTTTCCGCGCACGCCGAACAAGATCATCTCTGTGACGTTTCGGAAATAAAATCCGACGCCGCGTCCGTCCGATCCGCCATCTTTCCTGACCTTGTGCCAGATCAAATTAGACTTATAGGTGAAGCCCCAAGCCGACATCACCTCGAGCCCCATAGGCAGCAGCGCATTAGGCACCCAGAGATAGAGATGGGCAGTCTCCTTGGCCACCTCGGCCACCGGCAAAGCGCAAATCTCCTCGACCTCCATTGTGCCATAGCGCGAGAGGCGGCGGTGTTCCGGCGCCATTTTCCCGGTGCGGTTCGCAAAACGCCAGGGTGGATCCGCCAAGACCACGCCGAAACGCGATCGTCCGAGGTCCTGCAGCAGGTCAGCGCTCGCTTTCGTCATCGTCTCTCTCATCCGTCGAATCATTCGAAGGTGGAATTTCAGCCAGCGGAACGTCTTCGACGAACAGTTTCGCGCCAATGCCGAAAACCAGTATGGGACAACCTCCCCCGCCGCCGCCCATGATGCGTGGGATCAGCTTTTTCATGTGAGTGGTGGAGTTGCCATAGCTCTTTCCTTTGCCCAGACGGTTGAAAATCGCCTGAAGCTCGGAACAGCGGGTCAAGATAATGCCGACATCGATGACGTTGAGGTCGAAAAGTAGTCGGAAATTATTGAGGTCACGGTCGAAAAATGGATCTTTATTGTTCCATTCCACTTCGAGGGCGACGCGGTTCTTATAGCAGTCCACCTTGTGAGTCGGGCTTTCTCGCACGACATCGTCAACCTTTACGGCCGTTTGGAA
It encodes the following:
- a CDS encoding MT-A70 family methyltransferase, which codes for MTKASADLLQDLGRSRFGVVLADPPWRFANRTGKMAPEHRRLSRYGTMEVEEICALPVAEVAKETAHLYLWVPNALLPMGLEVMSAWGFTYKSNLIWHKVRKDGGSDGRGVGFYFRNVTEMILFGVRGKNARTLAAGRRQVNFLATRKREHSRKPDEQYDLIEACSAGPYLELFARGKRKGWSSWGNQASDDYYPSWDTYAYHSGVTGVANMSEE
- a CDS encoding HD family hydrolase; its protein translation is MRPPKTRTVPGAPRAWQRMLSGRRLDLLDPSPLDVEIEDIAHGLARVARWNGQTHGSHIFSVAQHSLLVEEIACALSPGLGREGRLFMLLHDAPEYVIGDMISPFKAAIGDTYKSVEKRILTAILLRFSLPPEPDAALLRLSKRADRASAFFEAVRLAGFTRGEAERIFGRPAVAPDACAQALEPLSVEEAQRRFLARFAEVEQSA
- a CDS encoding BglII/BstYI family type II restriction endonuclease, which produces MSTLHLVPEDISSLYETHEWRNAAGVLLTAHPDEWAEILEALRGFRFRASDVLAPGKNKSDLAKGLDSALLRHGWRETQFQTAVKVDDVVRESPTHKVDCYKNRVALEVEWNNKDPFFDRDLNNFRLLFDLNVIDVGIILTRCSELQAIFNRLGKGKSYGNSTTHMKKLIPRIMGGGGGGCPILVFGIGAKLFVEDVPLAEIPPSNDSTDERDDDESER